The Sediminispirochaeta smaragdinae DSM 11293 genome has a segment encoding these proteins:
- a CDS encoding ABC transporter substrate-binding protein, whose translation MSKKGMYSIAFAMLFTVCAIIVTQCVRSETHQGATSGQGGIILGFSQIGAESAWRKCNTGSIQQAAEESGVQLLFANAEQKQENQIKAMRSFIAYQVDVIGFVPIVADGWDNILREAMDAGIPVLVTDRKIHTEDDRLYAGFIGTDSEQEGREAAFFLLKKFARLGNQDEADGKPVRIIEISGTEGSSVALGRAAGFREALADHPEFTIIHSQSGDFLRSKGYEIMRNLLEVYSDFEVVFSHNDGMTLGILDAMREAGIRPGKDVVIVTIDAEQAAIDALRRGEVNCVIECNPKTGPAIMSLAKRLAQGEKIPRLLHVDETVFSEYDDLSSVAPRGY comes from the coding sequence ATGTCAAAAAAAGGAATGTATAGTATCGCTTTTGCTATGCTCTTCACTGTATGCGCCATCATTGTAACCCAGTGTGTTCGTTCCGAAACGCATCAGGGAGCAACCTCTGGTCAGGGAGGGATTATTCTCGGCTTTTCGCAAATTGGTGCGGAAAGTGCATGGAGAAAATGTAATACCGGGTCTATTCAGCAGGCGGCGGAGGAGAGCGGGGTTCAGCTGCTTTTTGCGAATGCCGAACAGAAACAGGAAAATCAAATAAAGGCGATGCGTTCCTTTATCGCCTATCAGGTGGATGTGATCGGTTTCGTTCCCATTGTGGCCGACGGGTGGGACAATATTTTGCGGGAAGCTATGGATGCAGGAATTCCCGTCCTTGTCACCGATCGAAAGATCCACACCGAGGATGATCGTTTATATGCGGGCTTTATCGGGACCGATAGCGAGCAGGAGGGGCGGGAGGCTGCGTTTTTTCTTTTAAAGAAATTTGCACGATTGGGTAATCAGGATGAAGCCGACGGAAAACCGGTACGAATCATTGAAATTTCGGGTACCGAAGGCTCCTCCGTTGCCCTTGGTCGGGCCGCCGGCTTCAGGGAGGCCCTTGCGGACCACCCCGAATTTACCATTATTCACTCCCAATCCGGTGATTTTCTCAGGTCCAAGGGCTATGAGATCATGAGGAACCTTCTTGAGGTCTACAGTGATTTCGAGGTGGTTTTTTCTCACAACGACGGGATGACCCTGGGTATTCTTGATGCCATGCGTGAGGCTGGAATTCGTCCCGGAAAGGATGTGGTGATTGTTACCATAGACGCCGAACAGGCGGCCATCGATGCCCTGAGGCGCGGTGAGGTAAATTGTGTAATCGAGTGCAATCCGAAGACAGGCCCCGCCATCATGTCTCTTGCAAAGAGGCTGGCCCAGGGAGAAAAGATCCCTCGTTTGCTGCATGTCGATGAAACCGTCTTTTCGGAGTATGACGACCTCTCTTCGGTTGCTCCCCGGGGGTATTGA
- a CDS encoding type II toxin-antitoxin system VapC family toxin has translation MRYLIDTHYLLWSLFEPEKITKRILNIFLNDEDEKYISGINFWEIALKYSLGKLELDGLNPEQISEASMKAGYHVAELDYKIFASYYKLPKKENHKDPFDRLLIWQAIQNNYTLLTRDGKIEQYVSDGLKVIVGT, from the coding sequence ATGAGGTATTTGATCGATACACACTATCTTTTATGGTCATTGTTTGAACCAGAGAAGATAACGAAACGAATCTTGAATATATTTTTAAATGACGAGGATGAAAAATATATATCTGGAATAAACTTCTGGGAGATAGCATTAAAATATTCATTAGGTAAGTTAGAATTAGATGGGCTAAATCCTGAACAAATAAGTGAAGCATCAATGAAGGCAGGATATCATGTAGCAGAATTAGATTACAAAATATTTGCGTCATACTATAAGCTACCGAAAAAAGAAAATCATAAAGATCCATTTGATAGACTGCTAATATGGCAGGCAATACAAAATAATTATACATTACTAACAAGAGATGGAAAGATAGAACAGTATGTATCTGATGGATTAAAGGTGATTGTTGGAACATAA
- a CDS encoding ABC transporter substrate-binding protein produces the protein MKRLLVFSLALMTIVGGFLFANGESEAPQADDGLIVVGYAQVGAESDWRTANTESFKSMFTEANGYKLIFDDAQQKQENQIKAIRNFIQQDVDYIVVAPVVETGWETVLGEAKAAGIPVILSDRQMKLSDDSLYTAWVGGNFLKEGQDGVKWLNDYLKKNGRDQEDLNVVLLQGTIGSSAQVGRTQGITEGLDANPHLHLLAKQTGEFTQAKGQEVMESFLKAYPDIDIVFAENDNMAFGAIDAIKAVGKVPGKDIIIVSFDAVHEAFNKMIAGELNCAVECNPLHGPRVAEIIQKLEKGQKVDKIQYVVEKVFDQENAAEVLPTRKY, from the coding sequence ATGAAAAGGCTGCTGGTTTTTTCTTTGGCCCTAATGACAATCGTTGGTGGGTTTTTATTTGCAAATGGCGAATCCGAGGCTCCTCAGGCGGATGACGGGCTTATCGTGGTAGGTTATGCACAGGTCGGCGCCGAATCAGATTGGAGGACGGCAAATACCGAATCCTTCAAAAGTATGTTTACCGAAGCGAACGGCTACAAGCTGATCTTTGATGACGCCCAGCAGAAGCAGGAGAATCAGATCAAGGCGATAAGAAACTTCATCCAACAAGATGTCGACTACATCGTTGTCGCTCCGGTTGTGGAAACCGGATGGGAAACGGTCCTAGGCGAGGCAAAGGCCGCCGGAATCCCCGTAATTCTCTCCGACCGTCAGATGAAGCTCTCCGACGACTCCCTCTACACCGCCTGGGTTGGTGGAAACTTCCTTAAGGAAGGGCAGGATGGAGTAAAGTGGCTCAACGATTATCTGAAGAAGAATGGACGCGACCAGGAGGATTTGAACGTCGTACTCCTTCAGGGAACCATCGGTTCTTCGGCTCAGGTAGGACGGACCCAGGGCATTACCGAAGGTTTGGATGCCAATCCCCATCTTCATCTCCTTGCAAAACAGACCGGTGAATTTACCCAGGCGAAGGGGCAGGAGGTTATGGAGTCCTTTCTGAAGGCCTACCCCGATATCGACATCGTCTTTGCCGAGAACGACAACATGGCCTTCGGCGCCATTGATGCCATCAAGGCTGTCGGAAAGGTCCCGGGCAAGGATATCATCATCGTTTCCTTCGATGCCGTTCACGAGGCCTTCAATAAGATGATTGCCGGAGAGCTCAACTGTGCCGTGGAATGTAATCCCCTGCACGGTCCGAGGGTAGCGGAGATCATCCAGAAGCTCGAGAAGGGGCAGAAGGTCGACAAGATACAGTACGTGGTGGAAAAGGTGTTCGATCAGGAGAATGCCGCCGAGGTCCTGCCCACTCGAAAATACTGA
- a CDS encoding sensor histidine kinase, whose translation MDRWKSRSIQQTLRHSYIIIICLTLVAPMISLAFSWYQTLRYDRMITNVSRTNRLNQIVKSDISNELWDIVAGNKSFDEGQQYGIIRNINMQLDSIMRDTEVRENRQLLEVAGRAMNTLTDYVDRLGNQMRKRFPVTENEAILDEIRGVAELVSDILQDFIVLEIESASRTNESIKQTATLLSLLQIVVVAVVVLFAVFAQRSVSTSINRPIRELEALSNQIAAGNLSARAETPHVEELDNLTENLNIMAVKIKELINANIQEQKNLQKSEMKALQAQITPHFLYNTLDSIIWLAEGREYEQVISVTRSFSNFFRRSLNRGKEWVTVRDEFEHVENYLTIQKIRYRDILDFTIEYDGEMADKSMLKLLLQPLVENALYHGIKNKRGRGMITVRGWREDGKLCFRVEDNGIGLKAERLEEIRRQIDVELDSSMLSDVYGLYNVNKRLALYYDSLTKLDISSVYREGTAVSFRLPERINHV comes from the coding sequence TTGGACCGATGGAAGAGCAGAAGCATTCAGCAGACCCTTCGTCATTCTTACATCATCATTATCTGTTTGACGCTTGTGGCCCCGATGATCAGCCTTGCCTTTTCATGGTATCAAACCCTCCGCTACGATAGGATGATAACCAACGTAAGCAGGACGAATCGACTCAATCAGATCGTCAAGAGTGATATTTCCAATGAGCTGTGGGACATCGTCGCAGGGAATAAGAGCTTCGATGAGGGGCAGCAGTACGGCATCATTCGAAACATCAACATGCAGCTTGATTCGATTATGCGGGATACGGAGGTACGTGAAAATCGCCAGCTGCTGGAGGTGGCCGGACGAGCGATGAACACCCTGACCGATTATGTAGACAGGCTCGGTAATCAGATGCGTAAGCGGTTTCCGGTGACGGAGAATGAGGCGATTTTAGACGAGATCAGGGGCGTTGCCGAACTTGTTTCGGATATTCTGCAGGATTTTATTGTGCTCGAAATCGAATCGGCGTCCCGAACCAACGAAAGTATCAAGCAGACGGCCACTCTTTTGTCGCTGCTTCAGATCGTCGTCGTTGCCGTTGTCGTTCTCTTTGCCGTCTTTGCCCAGAGGTCGGTCTCCACCAGTATCAACAGACCGATCAGAGAGCTGGAAGCCTTATCCAACCAGATCGCCGCCGGTAATTTGTCCGCGAGGGCCGAGACCCCCCATGTGGAGGAGCTTGATAACCTCACTGAAAACCTCAATATCATGGCGGTGAAGATCAAAGAGCTGATCAATGCCAATATTCAGGAACAAAAAAATCTTCAGAAATCGGAGATGAAGGCCCTGCAGGCACAGATAACCCCTCATTTCCTCTACAATACCCTCGATTCGATTATCTGGCTGGCCGAGGGACGGGAATATGAGCAGGTCATTTCGGTTACCCGCAGCTTTTCGAACTTTTTCAGGCGCTCTTTGAACCGTGGAAAGGAGTGGGTCACGGTTCGGGATGAATTCGAGCATGTGGAGAACTACCTCACCATCCAGAAGATCCGCTATCGTGATATTCTCGATTTTACAATCGAATACGACGGGGAGATGGCCGATAAAAGCATGCTCAAACTGCTGCTTCAACCTTTGGTGGAAAATGCTTTATACCACGGCATCAAAAACAAACGGGGTCGGGGGATGATCACGGTCCGGGGATGGCGGGAGGATGGGAAGCTCTGTTTCCGGGTCGAGGACAACGGGATCGGGCTTAAGGCTGAACGGCTGGAAGAGATCAGAAGGCAGATCGATGTCGAGCTGGATAGTTCGATGCTCAGCGATGTGTACGGCTTGTACAATGTGAATAAACGGCTTGCCCTCTACTACGATAGTCTGACGAAACTGGACATTTCCAGCGTCTATCGTGAGGGGACCGCCGTTTCGTTTCGATTACCGGAGAGGATAAACCATGTATAG
- the araD gene encoding L-ribulose-5-phosphate 4-epimerase AraD yields the protein MGHFSTIKEEAYLANMEISKQKLAIYTFGNASSFDPDLGVYAIKPSGVPYDELSPEKMVVVDLENNIVEGELRPSSDTKTHTILYRHFEGIGGICHTHSAYAVAWAQAKRAIPIFGTTHADHLTVEVPVTEVMSDEAITRDYETETGKQILSAFESINYKEVEMVLVACHGPFSWGKDAMKAVYNSAVLEELAKMATLTLQINPAAEELKQTIRDKHYYRKHGKNAYYGQS from the coding sequence ATGGGACATTTTAGCACCATAAAAGAGGAAGCATACCTCGCAAATATGGAAATCAGCAAGCAGAAGCTCGCCATCTACACCTTTGGAAATGCAAGCTCCTTTGATCCCGATCTCGGCGTTTACGCCATCAAGCCGAGCGGGGTGCCATACGATGAACTATCGCCGGAAAAGATGGTCGTGGTCGACCTCGAGAATAACATTGTCGAAGGAGAGCTCAGGCCGTCATCGGACACGAAGACCCATACCATCCTCTACAGGCATTTCGAGGGGATTGGCGGAATTTGCCACACCCACTCTGCCTATGCCGTGGCCTGGGCCCAGGCAAAGCGGGCCATTCCCATTTTTGGGACTACTCATGCCGACCACCTCACCGTAGAGGTTCCCGTAACCGAAGTGATGAGTGACGAAGCCATTACCCGGGACTATGAAACAGAGACAGGCAAGCAAATCCTTTCGGCCTTCGAAAGTATCAACTATAAAGAGGTCGAAATGGTCCTGGTTGCCTGCCACGGACCGTTCAGCTGGGGCAAAGACGCAATGAAGGCGGTCTATAACAGTGCAGTCCTCGAAGAACTTGCAAAAATGGCAACGCTTACACTGCAAATCAATCCCGCCGCAGAAGAGCTCAAACAGACGATACGGGATAAGCATTACTACAGAAAACATGGCAAGAACGCATATTACGGACAATCATGA
- a CDS encoding ribulokinase, producing MAEKSYVLGFDYGTDSVRAIIVDGENGEEISSAVSYYKRWKEGTYCDPKNNQFRQHPRDYIEGLEASLKEALKKAPAGTEKKIRGIAVDTTGSTPVAVNREGLPLALTDEFAENPNGMFILWKDHTAVAEAAEINEIARSWGGIDYTKFEGGVYSSEWFWAKILHVLRRDEAVRRAAFSWVEHCDWIPALLTGRTDPLTMKRSRCAAGHKAMWHEEFGGLPSEEFLVRLDPLLKGLRERLFEKTYTSDVPAGGLSAEWAQRLGLEEGTTVAVGAFDAHMGGVGGEIAPGSLVKVMGTSTCDMLIAPNQEMKDVLVKGICGQVDGSIMPGMLGMEAGQSAFGDVYAWFKSLIAWPLGLLAETGKIDKAHAEELAESVSALIIPEIEKAAAEIEPGQSGLVAVDWLNGRRTPFADQRLKGAVTGLTLGTDAPALYRAFVEATAFGARRIAERFEEEGAKIRDVIAIGGVAKKSPLVMQIVADVMNRTIRVARSEQTVALGAAMFAAVASGLYASIEEAQKALGSGFEAEYSPNPNYVPVYDKLYQDYLAIGNFVEEETNQK from the coding sequence GTGGCCGAAAAAAGCTATGTTCTCGGATTTGATTACGGGACAGACTCGGTACGCGCCATTATTGTCGATGGTGAGAACGGAGAGGAAATTTCCAGCGCGGTAAGCTATTACAAACGCTGGAAAGAGGGTACATACTGCGATCCCAAAAACAACCAATTCCGACAGCACCCCCGGGATTACATCGAGGGCCTGGAGGCATCGCTGAAGGAAGCCCTGAAGAAAGCCCCGGCAGGTACGGAAAAGAAAATTCGGGGAATTGCGGTTGATACCACGGGAAGCACACCGGTGGCGGTAAATAGAGAGGGGCTTCCTTTGGCCCTTACCGATGAGTTTGCAGAAAATCCCAACGGCATGTTTATCCTCTGGAAGGACCATACGGCCGTAGCAGAGGCTGCGGAAATCAACGAGATCGCACGTAGCTGGGGAGGAATCGATTACACCAAGTTCGAGGGCGGAGTCTACTCTTCCGAATGGTTCTGGGCAAAAATTCTCCATGTGCTTCGCCGGGACGAGGCGGTACGACGTGCGGCCTTCTCCTGGGTCGAACACTGCGATTGGATCCCCGCTCTTCTTACGGGAAGAACCGATCCGCTCACCATGAAACGGAGCCGCTGTGCCGCCGGTCATAAAGCGATGTGGCATGAAGAGTTCGGGGGGCTCCCGTCGGAGGAGTTTTTGGTCAGGCTCGATCCCCTGCTGAAGGGCCTGCGGGAACGGCTTTTCGAAAAGACCTACACCTCCGATGTTCCGGCAGGGGGACTTTCAGCGGAATGGGCGCAACGGCTGGGTCTTGAGGAAGGAACAACGGTGGCGGTCGGCGCATTCGATGCCCATATGGGAGGTGTGGGTGGGGAGATTGCCCCAGGCTCCCTGGTAAAAGTGATGGGAACCAGCACCTGCGATATGCTGATCGCCCCGAATCAAGAGATGAAAGATGTCCTGGTAAAGGGTATCTGCGGCCAGGTAGACGGTTCGATCATGCCCGGCATGCTGGGGATGGAGGCGGGACAGTCCGCATTCGGGGATGTCTACGCCTGGTTCAAAAGCCTCATTGCCTGGCCGCTGGGTCTGCTTGCAGAAACAGGCAAGATAGACAAGGCACATGCCGAGGAGCTTGCCGAGTCGGTTTCCGCACTGATCATTCCCGAAATTGAGAAGGCTGCGGCGGAGATAGAACCGGGGCAATCGGGACTCGTTGCCGTCGACTGGCTTAACGGGCGGAGGACACCCTTTGCGGACCAGCGGCTCAAGGGTGCGGTCACCGGTCTCACCCTTGGGACGGATGCTCCGGCTCTCTACCGGGCATTTGTCGAGGCGACAGCCTTCGGCGCTCGTCGCATTGCAGAACGGTTCGAAGAGGAAGGGGCAAAAATCCGCGATGTTATTGCCATCGGAGGAGTTGCAAAAAAATCACCGCTGGTTATGCAGATCGTCGCGGATGTGATGAACCGAACCATACGGGTTGCACGAAGCGAACAAACCGTTGCCCTCGGAGCGGCAATGTTTGCAGCCGTCGCCTCGGGGCTCTATGCCAGCATCGAAGAGGCCCAAAAGGCACTCGGAAGCGGTTTTGAAGCCGAGTATAGCCCCAATCCAAACTATGTACCCGTCTACGACAAGCTCTATCAAGATTATCTGGCGATCGGAAATTTCGTCGAAGAAGAGACAAACCAGAAATAA
- a CDS encoding response regulator has translation MYSVFLVEDEIVTREGIRNSIPWDRTPYTLAGEAPDGEMALSILRDIKPDILITDIKMPFMDGLALSRIVKKDQPWMKIIILSGHDEFQYAKEAISIGVEEYLLKPVSATDMLSSLKKVTDQIEAEQKRMTNIETLRMKIESTEEVVREKWLCNLVTGQIKGSDTVEKARSLGIDLIANGYLVLIVEIFTSPDNYAACTIVKSLIAELVKGRNDLLLFSQSLVKQTMIIKDISRDSLDDRVYPLAQAIQFEAQRRNGDCRISIGIGTVAEHIGEISRSYSDAEKAVRYMSLTGKKNILSFGDIPWCRSSECLWLDADPVAERLRFACIEEIDDILAPYMELLDERAAATNLSYCLLVCGDIIEAISMLVEEFKGDPHDIIPSDLRREHIIVSSRSRASFAAELRSIIEHWIAFRDSRLNSRHHALIAKAKQYIDEHYMSQDISLNCVAAQVNVSPNHFSTIFSQEAGITFIEYLTSVRINAAKRLLSGSGMKCADIAYEVGYGDPHYFSFIFKKTMGIAPSEFRLSPSERSVPAQ, from the coding sequence ATGTATAGTGTATTTCTTGTCGAAGACGAAATTGTCACCCGGGAAGGTATCCGCAACAGTATACCATGGGACAGAACCCCCTATACCCTTGCCGGGGAGGCGCCCGACGGGGAGATGGCCCTTTCCATTCTACGGGATATAAAGCCCGACATTCTCATCACCGACATCAAGATGCCCTTTATGGACGGCCTTGCCCTTTCCAGGATTGTGAAGAAGGACCAGCCCTGGATGAAGATCATCATTCTTTCCGGTCATGATGAATTTCAGTATGCAAAAGAGGCCATCTCCATCGGTGTGGAGGAATATCTGCTTAAGCCCGTCTCTGCGACCGACATGCTCAGTTCCCTGAAAAAGGTAACCGATCAGATTGAGGCGGAACAGAAGCGGATGACAAATATTGAGACGCTTCGAATGAAGATCGAATCAACCGAAGAGGTGGTCAGGGAGAAATGGCTCTGCAATCTTGTCACCGGTCAGATCAAGGGTTCCGATACCGTGGAGAAGGCTCGTTCTCTCGGAATAGATCTGATCGCAAATGGGTACCTCGTTCTTATCGTGGAAATCTTCACCAGCCCCGACAACTATGCAGCGTGTACCATTGTAAAATCCCTGATCGCCGAACTTGTAAAAGGTCGGAACGATCTGCTTCTTTTCTCGCAGAGCCTGGTCAAACAAACCATGATCATCAAGGACATATCCAGGGACTCCCTTGATGATCGCGTCTATCCCCTTGCCCAGGCAATACAATTTGAGGCGCAACGGAGAAACGGCGATTGCAGAATCTCCATCGGTATCGGCACCGTAGCCGAACACATCGGTGAGATTTCCCGTTCCTACAGCGATGCCGAAAAAGCTGTACGCTATATGTCCCTGACCGGCAAAAAGAACATTCTCTCTTTCGGCGACATACCGTGGTGCAGATCATCGGAATGCTTGTGGCTTGATGCCGATCCCGTGGCCGAACGTCTCCGCTTTGCCTGCATAGAGGAGATAGACGATATTCTCGCTCCCTACATGGAACTTCTCGATGAACGGGCGGCGGCGACGAACCTCAGCTACTGCCTCCTTGTCTGCGGCGACATCATCGAGGCCATATCCATGCTCGTCGAGGAGTTTAAGGGCGATCCCCACGATATCATCCCTTCCGATCTCCGTCGGGAACACATTATCGTCTCTTCCCGCTCCCGTGCTTCCTTTGCCGCCGAACTCCGGTCTATCATAGAGCACTGGATCGCCTTTCGGGATTCCCGCCTGAACTCCAGACACCATGCTCTCATTGCAAAAGCAAAGCAGTACATCGATGAACACTATATGAGTCAGGATATCTCCCTCAATTGCGTTGCGGCCCAGGTGAACGTGAGCCCGAATCACTTCAGCACCATCTTCTCCCAGGAGGCGGGTATCACCTTTATCGAGTATCTGACCTCGGTAAGAATCAATGCCGCAAAGCGGCTCCTTTCCGGAAGCGGAATGAAATGTGCCGATATTGCCTATGAAGTGGGGTATGGTGATCCCCATTATTTCAGTTTCATCTTTAAAAAGACGATGGGAATCGCTCCGAGCGAATTTCGCCTTTCTCCTTCGGAAAGAAGCGTACCTGCCCAGTAA
- a CDS encoding LacI family DNA-binding transcriptional regulator, whose product MTIKDIAKQAGVSIGTVDRVLHNRGRVSVETARRIRAIVKESGYKPNMYASTLSSSRHYTLAALTPRHDQDGGFWELPAKGLLRAETELEQFSIHVVRYEFDRYSEDSFRQEAERIIADRPDGLIIAPVLPSPARRLIDALKGNIPYVLFDSNLPETTALAFIGQDSYCSGILAGKLMKLLSPNPDTCVIIQSVIPDVHITGRINGFLSQYADDEKPPLVIEEHIEDRNVCTKFMDTLLSQRPEVEGIFVTNASCHRVAEYLEQRFPQGSPIKVIGYDLIPPNKECLKRGYIDFIISQRPERQGFEAVYTLYRKLVLKREPSSRIVMPLDILTKENVDFYR is encoded by the coding sequence ATGACCATCAAAGATATTGCAAAGCAGGCAGGCGTTTCGATCGGAACAGTCGATCGCGTGCTTCATAACAGGGGCCGCGTATCGGTAGAAACAGCAAGGAGGATCAGGGCCATTGTTAAGGAGTCTGGCTACAAACCCAATATGTATGCCAGCACCCTTTCCAGCTCCAGACACTATACCCTCGCCGCGCTTACTCCTCGTCATGATCAGGATGGGGGATTCTGGGAGCTTCCGGCGAAGGGCCTCCTCAGGGCCGAGACCGAGCTCGAACAATTCTCGATACATGTAGTTCGGTATGAGTTCGACAGATACAGCGAAGACTCGTTCAGGCAGGAGGCAGAACGAATTATCGCAGATCGTCCCGACGGTCTTATCATCGCCCCTGTTCTCCCAAGCCCTGCCCGCCGTCTCATCGACGCACTGAAAGGGAACATTCCCTACGTACTCTTCGACTCCAATCTGCCGGAGACCACGGCACTTGCCTTTATCGGGCAGGACTCCTACTGCAGCGGTATTCTCGCAGGCAAACTGATGAAACTGCTCTCTCCGAATCCTGATACGTGCGTTATTATTCAATCGGTTATCCCTGATGTCCATATCACGGGACGAATCAACGGTTTCCTGAGCCAATATGCCGATGATGAAAAACCGCCTTTGGTGATCGAAGAACACATCGAAGATCGGAATGTTTGTACAAAGTTCATGGATACTCTCCTTAGCCAGAGACCGGAGGTGGAGGGAATCTTTGTCACAAACGCTTCCTGTCATCGTGTGGCCGAATACCTTGAGCAACGTTTTCCGCAAGGTTCTCCGATAAAGGTAATCGGTTATGATCTGATCCCCCCAAACAAGGAATGCCTGAAAAGGGGCTACATCGATTTCATCATCAGCCAGAGGCCTGAAAGACAGGGCTTCGAAGCGGTCTACACCCTTTACAGAAAGCTTGTACTAAAACGTGAACCTTCCAGCCGGATTGTCATGCCGCTGGATATTCTTACCAAAGAAAACGTTGATTTCTATCGATAG
- a CDS encoding sn-glycerol-1-phosphate dehydrogenase, with protein MRNFETSECLTQLPDTKFWALSAGWQGLGAVVQRWFGTKSMIVVTDEVIADAVAPSFKEALRREGLTLTELLVLKGKPPLVADYQRIQEIITQVQGLLTTPMRDGKKGERALCQSLLVSLGSGTINDLVKCSAGTLGVPYLSVPTAPSVDGYSSFGASILKENFKQTLPCPAPRAVFTAPEVLSAAPVQLRAAGYGDLASKITAGSDWVLADAFGLDPIDETAWAYTQEGLIKRLSAAPDDLANEIFVGLVRTGFAMQITSSSRPVSGAEHLISHVWEMEHLEIDGITVPHGIKVGIGLLTISAFTFLVLDHMRNGINLDALPKIPGPEVRAQEVAQRCAHLPVSAYRAIEEVALSKLPTQETVNERYNYEKKWYRNLADKIETQLVPLEELKGMLARAGCLTSPRELGVDRSRFLRTLEIAQMIRSRYTVLDFAWETGLFESCAEEITDMFF; from the coding sequence ATGAGAAATTTTGAAACATCGGAATGCTTGACGCAATTACCGGATACGAAATTTTGGGCCCTGTCCGCTGGCTGGCAAGGATTGGGAGCGGTAGTACAACGCTGGTTTGGAACGAAGTCAATGATCGTGGTCACCGATGAGGTCATAGCTGATGCTGTGGCTCCCAGCTTCAAAGAAGCCCTTCGCAGGGAAGGGCTCACCCTGACAGAACTGCTTGTGCTCAAGGGAAAGCCCCCCCTGGTCGCCGACTATCAACGTATCCAGGAGATTATTACCCAGGTACAAGGGCTTCTGACCACCCCTATGAGAGACGGGAAGAAAGGCGAAAGAGCATTATGCCAGAGTCTTCTTGTATCCCTCGGATCAGGAACGATCAACGATCTGGTCAAGTGTTCTGCAGGTACCTTAGGCGTCCCCTACCTTTCGGTTCCCACCGCACCTTCTGTGGACGGTTATTCCTCCTTCGGCGCTTCGATCCTAAAAGAGAACTTTAAGCAAACCCTTCCCTGCCCTGCACCCCGGGCGGTGTTTACGGCTCCGGAGGTATTGTCGGCCGCCCCAGTGCAACTTCGAGCCGCAGGCTACGGAGATCTTGCGAGCAAGATTACGGCGGGAAGCGACTGGGTCCTTGCCGATGCATTCGGCCTTGACCCTATAGATGAGACGGCATGGGCCTATACCCAGGAGGGGCTGATCAAACGACTGTCGGCAGCTCCCGACGACCTTGCCAATGAAATCTTTGTGGGTCTGGTTCGAACGGGTTTTGCGATGCAGATCACCTCATCCAGTCGGCCCGTTTCCGGAGCGGAACACCTAATCTCACATGTATGGGAAATGGAACATCTGGAAATCGATGGGATAACCGTTCCTCATGGTATCAAGGTTGGTATCGGACTGCTTACCATCAGCGCCTTTACCTTCCTGGTTTTAGACCATATGAGAAACGGCATCAACCTCGATGCTCTGCCTAAGATCCCCGGCCCTGAGGTCAGAGCGCAGGAGGTTGCACAACGGTGTGCCCACCTTCCGGTGTCGGCCTACCGCGCAATCGAGGAAGTCGCCCTCTCAAAGCTTCCGACCCAAGAAACCGTCAACGAACGCTATAATTACGAGAAGAAGTGGTATAGGAATCTTGCCGACAAGATAGAGACACAACTTGTTCCTCTTGAAGAGCTCAAGGGGATGCTCGCCCGGGCCGGTTGCCTTACAAGCCCGAGGGAGCTGGGGGTCGACCGGTCACGGTTTCTTCGTACGCTCGAGATTGCACAGATGATCCGCTCGCGTTACACCGTTTTGGATTTTGCCTGGGAGACAGGATTGTTCGAGTCCTGTGCCGAGGAGATAACAGACATGTTTTTTTAG
- a CDS encoding type II toxin-antitoxin system Phd/YefM family antitoxin translates to MKTLPVGDFKTHFSEVIDDVRSGEEIIITYGKKKENVAVLIPYKEYKKRNSLKLGLLRDKRYEIKPDFGMTEEELINL, encoded by the coding sequence ATGAAAACCTTACCAGTTGGCGATTTTAAAACGCACTTCTCAGAAGTAATAGATGATGTTCGTTCTGGAGAAGAGATTATAATTACCTATGGAAAAAAGAAGGAAAATGTAGCAGTTCTTATTCCCTATAAAGAGTATAAAAAGCGAAACTCCCTAAAATTAGGATTACTACGAGATAAGCGGTATGAAATTAAACCAGATTTTGGGATGACAGAAGAAGAGTTAATAAATTTATGA